Proteins from a genomic interval of bacterium:
- the trxB gene encoding thioredoxin-disulfide reductase, with protein MTDSIRDMVIIGGGPAGLTAGIYASRALMNVVLLEKSAYGGQMLTTAHLENYPGFPDGIGGFELADLMHKQAETFELPIEYRSVDKIRKEGELFILDSGSEEIRTKSVVLATGATPNKMGVPGEERLTGRGVSYCATCDGALYRERTVAVIGGGDSAVEEALFLTRFASRVHIVHRRDQLRAVPLTSKRALENEKITMEWNTVLTEVLGEDEVKELLLKDVKTGETRSIEADGVFIYVGITPNTDFVSELAQLDSNGYIVTDKNMQSSVPGLYAAGDVRSGSIRQVSSAVGDGATASFYAYKYLEE; from the coding sequence GGGGGCGGACCTGCGGGCCTGACGGCCGGGATATACGCATCACGCGCTCTCATGAATGTGGTCCTCCTTGAAAAAAGCGCTTATGGTGGACAAATGCTGACCACCGCTCACCTGGAGAATTACCCGGGCTTTCCGGACGGGATAGGGGGTTTCGAACTGGCCGACCTCATGCACAAACAGGCCGAGACCTTCGAACTGCCCATAGAATACCGTTCAGTGGACAAGATCAGAAAAGAGGGAGAGCTGTTCATTCTGGATTCAGGATCGGAGGAGATCCGGACAAAATCAGTGGTCCTTGCCACGGGAGCCACTCCAAACAAGATGGGCGTGCCTGGCGAAGAACGGTTGACGGGCAGGGGTGTCTCCTACTGTGCTACCTGCGATGGCGCCTTGTACCGTGAGCGCACTGTAGCAGTTATCGGTGGCGGCGACTCGGCTGTGGAGGAGGCCCTATTCCTCACGCGTTTTGCCAGCCGTGTGCATATCGTCCACCGCCGGGACCAGCTCCGGGCCGTGCCTCTGACATCCAAACGGGCCCTTGAAAACGAAAAGATCACCATGGAGTGGAACACTGTCCTGACCGAGGTACTGGGAGAGGACGAGGTGAAGGAACTCCTGTTAAAGGATGTCAAAACGGGAGAGACGCGGAGTATTGAAGCGGACGGCGTGTTCATCTACGTGGGGATAACCCCCAACACCGATTTCGTCTCGGAGTTGGCCCAACTGGATTCCAACGGTTATATTGTCACCGACAAAAACATGCAAAGTTCGGTGCCTGGACTATATGCGGCGGGTGACGTGAGGTCAGGCTCCATCAGGCAGGTATCAAGCGCTGTGGGCGATGGAGCGACTGCGTCCTTTTATGCTTATAAATATCTGGAAGAATAA